The sequence GCTGATTTCAAAGCACTCATGGTAAAAACAAGAATTAATGCGCAAGAAGTATGGCTTCTTGAACCGCAAACCTTCATGAATCGTTCCGGCCAATCCGTCGGCGCATTAGCGCGCTTTTATAAAATTTCTCCTGAGGAAGTTTTAGTGGTACATGACGAACTGGATTTGTTACCAGGCATCGCCAAACTAAAAAAAGGCGGTTCATCCGGTGGTCACAATGGCCTAAAAGATATTACCGCTGCACTCGGAACGCAAGACTACTGGCGCTTGCGCATCGGCATCGGACACCCGCGCACCTTAAATTTACAACAGGCTGTGGCTGACTTTGTCTTGCATCGACCACGTAAAGAAGAACAACCACTCCTTGATGAGGCCATCGCAGAAAGCCTAAAAGTCATCCCAATGCTGTGCGACGGCAAATTTTCTGAAGCAACCATGCTATTGCATACCGCCAAATAAGCTCCGCTGATGCGTTGCGCCATTAGATCAAGAGAGAAATTCAGCTTCATTTGGACGCTAATCGACCCATTTTAAGACGCATTTAATATAAAAACATTGTCAACCAATTCAATTTGATAGCGTTTTGATATCGTACCGCTGCCCATGCGGTTAACACTTCAACCACTAGAAGGAGTGAAAATGAAAAAGCTACTTTGCCTTGTGGCACTTGTCCTGGGATGTATTCCGTTCGCGCAAGCACAAGATCACCGTCCAATGATGCGCCACCATCACCATCATCATTACTCTCAACACCACCACAGACCTCATCATTATCGTTAATGCGTTGTGAAGCCTCCTTTTTGTGAGGCCATCATAGTGAATGCGATGTTCTAGCTGAGATAAGGAAGCCAATATGCGTAAGCTAGGGCAATCACATCTAGGCTTATGACAATTAACGCTATCAGGATGGAATAAAGACGCTTCTAACGTTCTGCGCTTCGAGCAACTCTCGTTCGAAGCGCGTTTTCTCCCCAACCTCCATCACCGCTCGCCCTTTGCTATAAAAATGGTGTCCAATGCCCGTGTCCTACGGACTTTTATTGTCCAACAGCCCAAAAAACCTACATCCACAGTTTCGAACTAAAAAAGGGGCACGATTCGACCTTCGCCAACCAATCCAAATATCAGGAAATGTAGAGATTCGTAGAATTATCAATGTATTTTCTTGGCATGATGAGATAATCAAAATAGAAAAAATAACAACATTTCTACCGTTGTTTGAAAATGGTTATGCATACTTGCCGAGCGCATTAGCCGCTTCACACTGTATTAATGGCCGTTGTGCCTAAATGAACAGTGATGTTCTCACTGCGCGCAACACCAGATTAGGAGGAAATAATGTTTTTTCTGCGCCTGTTTTATTTTCAGAAGTATTCGGTAAAAAAATAGATGATTGCTTACAGTCTCAGCCGGAAAACAAGAGCAATCGAAATGTAGTCCGAACTACCCAAAAAAATACGGATTGCCCCTATCACTGCAGACACAAAATACATCAATTATCTTAGGAGAATTTCTTTGGCACTGCTCCCGTTTGCACTCTCACGTCGCGCTTCTTTTTTTTCAACACTACTTTCTCTGCGCCCGGAATGCCAAGCTCGCAGAACTGGGTGGACTCTCGCTATCAGCGCCAGTATTGGGATAGGCCTGTGCATAGCGCCCGTCGCGTCTGCCTCGAATTTTTCACAAATGGTTTTTTTTGGCGATTCCTTAATGGATAGCGGCTTTTATACCGGTGTCGGTCAACAGCCATCTTTTACGACCAATCCTGATTTGATCTGGACGCAATTACTGGCACATAAAAATGGCCTGACTGCCGACCCAGCTTATGTGCTGACGCCGAATGGCGTGGTACCGTTGAGCGGAACAAATTACGCTGTTGGCGGCGCGCAAACAAGCCAGGCCTCTTTGGATCCGGCGAGTGGATACTTGACTCCCTCTATCACCGATCAGGTGAATGGTTATTTAGCCAGCCACCCTAAAGTGGATAAAAATGCCCTTTACACCGTATGGGCGGGCTCCAACGACGTTTTTGCTTATACAACCCTGAATCAGGCGGGACTAGGAGACCCAGATCCTGCGGTGCAAGCAGCCACCGCACAAACGATCGTCGGACTAGTCGCGGGTGAAGCCGTTAACGTTGCAGGATTGGTGGGCGCGTTGCAACACGCTGGCGCAGGAAAAGCAATGGTATTGAATTTGCCCGATATCGGAAATACGCCACTGGCGGCTCAACTCGGATTACAGCAATTATGGACGGCTTCGACCTACACATTTAATCAAACCTTGAATCAAAGTCTGAACAAGTTAGGCGGCAATATTGTTGCATTAGATGTCTTCAGTCTGCTGGATGAAGTAATCCGCAATCCGACGCTATACGGTTTTAAAAATGTCATATCAGCGGCATGTACAACACCCGATTCTGGCACTTGCACGGCAGCTACCTTAGTAGAGCCGAACGCAAATATGACCTACCTATTCGCCGATAGCGTGCATCCCAGCGGCGCAGCGCAGGCAATCCTCGCCCAATATGCGCAGTCGGTATTGTTAGCACCAACGCAGATTAGTATGCTGGCTTCAGCGCCGTTAGTCGGCACACAAGCCCAAACGCTCGCCATCGATAATCGTTTGCGTTTATTCGGCCTGGCACCAGCAAACGTAGGCAAGCCAGAAGCCTACGCGGTAGTTGGCAATACCCAGCGTAACTACAGCAGAACCGATAATATGCAGGGCCTGGATGGTTCCGCCACGAGTGCCACAGTGGGAATTGATTACGCGATTAATCGGCAGTGGATGATTGGAACCGCGTTTGGATACGGTCAAAATAAAGAAAATTTTGGCAGCAATACCGGACACTTCAAGCTGGATCAAACCATGATCTCAGCCTATACCCAATACCGTGATGGCGCATGGGCTGTCAATGCTATCGGCTTAGCCGGTTTGCTCGACTATAACAATGTCACCCGAAGTATCTTGCTGGGTCAGGCTTTACGTAACGAAAACGGTAAGACTTCAGGTGATCAAGTACTTCTGCGCTTAGGCGCTCAATATGACTTCACACTAGGCGCCGCCGTATTGAGTCCTCTGGTTAATTTGACCTGGCAACAGATAAAGGTCGATGCATATGATGAACTGGGTAACGACAGCACAGCCATGCACTTTGACGCGCAAACACGTACATCGCTAGTATCCAGCGTTGGGCTGCAATTAACCTCCAATCAAACTATGTGGGGCTTTACGATCCAACCATTTGCCAAACTAGCGTGGGACAGAGAATTGAAAAATACGCCGGATGATGTCCGTGCGCATGTGGTCGGAATGGGTGGCAGTTTTGGGATGCCAGGGTATCAAAGCGCGGCAAACACAACCCATCTTGATCTGGGTGCGAACATCAAACTGGCAGCCGATACAACTGCCTTTGCAAATTATAGCGGTCAGTTCGCGAGTGGAAATAAAGCCAATACATTCCAGCTCGGCGTCGCTAAAATATTTTAAGTTCTGATCAAACATAAAAAAGCAAGCGCCGTTCCCTAGCACCGGAACGGCGCACCCTCTTCTACTTCTGATATTCAGGCGCGGCAAATCACAACTTTATATAAGCTCATGATAGTGAGTGACACATCATCGCCGAATCGACAAGAAATGGTCCGCTCATGACTACGCATTTTTACTCCAGGTGCGGGTGGTTCTGATTGCAACGCACGCAAGACTATTTACAGCAATTCAGCCGAACGTACCTGTTCACCGACAAAATGCATCTGAAAACCTTTACACCGCGCCTATGTTGCGTGAAAGTCGCGCTATTTGCACACAAAACCGATGTAAAGCAGGATCTCGCAGATATCCAGCCGTTTTAGGTCAGCGCCGTTGGCAGAAGACCTTCCGAGAGAGTTACAATAGGCATCTTTTTGAACAAAGTCTCGATAAAATTGGTGAACGTCACCCAAGTTTGTTGGTACTGTTGCAAGTCTGTTGTGCATCCTCGTTGTGAATCTTCGTTACGCGTCCTGGCTTATTGGCACTTCGAATCGCCGACGCGCATTTAACCTGACACTGCGCCGGACCGCTTCATCTGTAACTGTTCCTGTGTAACCTATTGATCTAGAAAGATTTTCATGAGTCTCAAGTGCGGCATCGTCGGCCTACCTAACGTTGGCAAATCTACCCTGTTTAATGCACTGACTAAAGCAGGCATTCCAGCAGAAAATTATCCATTCTGCACTATCGAACCGAATGTCGGCATGGTGGAAGTACCAGACCCGCGCTTGACGTCGCTAGCCGAAATTGTCAAGCCAGAGCGGATTCTGCCTGCGACGGTTGAGTTTGTGGACATCGCTGGTCTGGTAGCCGGCGCTTCCAAAGGCGAAGGCCTTGGTAATCAGTTTCTAGCCCATATCCGCGAAACAGACGCCATCGTCAATGTAGTACGCTGCTTTGAAGATGACAATGTCATCCACGTTGCTGGCAAAGTCAGCCCGCTAGACGATATCGAAGTTATCCAGACCGAATTAGCGCTAGCCGACATGGGAACGGTCGAGAAAGCGATTCATCGCGAAAACAAAAAGGCCCGATCCGGCGACAAGGATGCAGCCAAGCTAGTCGCAGTATTAGAACGTTTGATGCCGGAATTGAACCAGGCCAAGCCAGTACGCGCTTGTGGCCTTGATGAAGAAGAAATGGCGCTGATCAAGCCACTTTGTTTGATTACGGCAAAGCCCGCGATGTATGTTGCCAATGTTTCAGATACCGGCTTCACAAACAATCCATTGCTCGATCAATTAACCGCGTACGCCGCGTCGCAAAACGCACCGATGGTACCAATTTGCGCATCAATTGAATCTGAAATTTCAGACCTCGATGAAGCCGACAAACACGAGTTTCTGGCAGACATGGGCATGGAAGAGCCGGGTCTGGATCGTCTGATTCGTGCTGCATTTAAGTTGCTCGGTCTGCAAACCTATTTCACTGCGGGCGTGAAAGAAGTCCGCGCCTGGACCATCCACGTCGGTGATACCGGGCCCCAAGCAGCAGGCGTTATTCATACTGACTTCGAACGCGGTTTCATTCGCGCACAAACAATCGCTTACGATGATTTCATTACGTATAAGGGTGAGGCTGGCGCTAAGGAAGCTGGCAAGATGCGCGCTGAAGGTAAAGAGTATGTAGTGAAAGATGGCGACGTTTTGAACTTCTTGTTTAACGTTTAGCATCTAATCTCTGAATCTGAATCGCCAACCAAAAAATGGCTGGCGATTCATTTGCCTCAAGAGATGCTCCTTACTCATTTGTTCGGTAAGGACATCCTGACCGAATGCAAAGTCATTCTCCCTTCGTCAGCCCAAAAATAAGAAAACCAAATCGTTATCCGCTAAAGACGCCATGCGTTTCAGTTTTTTTAACGTTTGGTCAATTAATATCTATGGCTTTATGACGCTTTGGTCCGGGTATCTCTGGAGCGCGCAGCATTAAGCGTCGCGATCAGTTAATCACCGCTTACCGGTTGTATTGATTTTTTGATATCCATTCCGAGGTTTCCAGGAAAACTGCATAGTCATTCCTGCAATATCAATTACATCCCCATCTGATAGCGACCATGCCCCCACCTTCAGCGGTGCACCGTTGACACGCGTGTAGGTATTTCCCTCAACGTGCGTCAGCTCATAACCGTGCGCTCTACGCGCCACAATGGCAACTTGAACACCAGGACGGCCAATTGTCGTCAGTACTTTCACCAACGCCAGTTTCTTGCCAGCACCGGGGCCGTCAATCACGGTAACGATCGCATCAGGACGCAGCGACGGAAACATCTTCAGATGGTGGTCCTCGCTGATATCCTCAACCGCGTCGACGAGATACACCAGTTTGTACTTCGCCATCTGTATGACGTCGTTGTGCTGTAAAAAATGTTTTGTAACGGCATGCCCGTTGACTTGCGTGCCGTTAGTGCTGCTCAGGTCTTCCAAAAACGAATCATTATAGATAGTGATGATGACAGCATGTTCACCGCTAACAGCGGGGCTGTCGATCACCAGGTCATTGTGAGGGCGCCGACCGATGGTAGTGCGCTCCTTATGGAGGACCATTTCCTGAACGACATTGTCCCCTTCGGTTAATACAATCTTCGCCATTCCTATCTCTCTCGTTTTATGTGGACAACTGGAGAAATATTATTTTAAATACATTTTCTCAGGATTGATATCAATTTCTACTCGTTTTTCCCTGTTGAGAAAATTAAAAACGTTGATGCTACAAGTGCAATTATGAGCGCTCGGGTCCCAGCGCTTTGTGAGTGAATCACCATGGGTATCCATAGGTGTTAATGACTCGGCTTTAATTGCTCTGCGGCACTGCATTGGGAGTCATTCTGGGCATCATTATTAACAACTTTTATTAACACTACAGAAATATTATCTTGCCCACCGCCTTCATTAGCGGCTTTTATCAGGAGTTCACATGCTGCTTTCGAATCATCGCTTGTGGCGTTGATAATGTTTTTAATTTGCAGTGGTGAAAGGCGGTCTGATAAGCCGTCAGAACACAACAAAAAAAGATCGCCGACCTCCACCGCTTGCTCTTGCACGTCGACTACCAGTTGATGCTCTACACCTACTGCGCGCGTAATCACATTACGATTCATGGCGAATGCTGCTTGTTCTTGCGTTAAAAGCCCTGCAGAAATTTGCTCTTGTACCAGAGAATGATCTCGCGTTAATTGCGCCAACTCGCCATTGCGCAACACATAGGCGCGTGAATCACCAACATGTGCAATGCTTACGCAATCACCCTGAAACCACGCCAGCACCACCGTCGTCCCCATTCCGCGATATTCAGGATGTTGGCGGGCAGTCTCGATAATTGTGCTGTTGGCCTTTCGAACAGCCTGAATTAAACACAGACGCCTAACCGCTGGCTGATCATCTGGATGACTATATTGGTTTTCACGTTGATGCCGCTCTACCGCATGCTGAATTGTCACCGTGGCGATGCCACTTGCCACTTCGCCCGCGTTATAGCCGCCCATCCCATCCGCCAAAATAGCCAGTTGCAAAACCTCGCTTATCGCAATAGCATCCTCATTTTCTGGTCGCACCATGCCAACATCGGTCTTGGCAAAAAAATCAAATCGTAAAGGAATGGACATTTTCAGTAGCGATCAAAAGAGTATAGATATCAGGCAAATGCTGATCTAAATGTATTTTCGTTGGTTAATAGAACGACAGCAACATAAAAAAAGGCGAAAAACTAGATATTTCTTGATGACGTACATGGTTGTTTGGCGAAGCCGTTCAAACACCTTAACTCCCAAGAGAAATCTTAACTTATCTATTGTGTAGTGAATCATCGCAGTCCATGTAGATAACGAAATCGTCTGGCATCTCATCCATCCAAAGTCCTCGAAGGCCCACTCTGAAAAAGCCTCGTAGCCATGTCATTGCTGAGGGAAGCAACATAAAACTTGCGATTTTCGGTAGCGTAGAAAATAGCCGACATAACAAAATCAGCACTAGACGGTTAACGACTGACCACAAAAAAGGAGCCGAAGCTCCTTTTTATTCATTCAATTACAATCAGGCAAGTAGCCGGATTACAACATCGCCATCAACAAACGCGCCATCTCAGACGGATTCTTAGTGGTTTTGATACCGCAAGCTTCCATGATGTCGAGTTTTGCTTGTGCTGTATCAGCACCGCCAGAAATCAACGCACCGGCATGACCCATACGTTTGCCCGGAGGCGCTGTAACGCCAGCGATAAAGTTAACGACCGGCTTTTTCATGTTGTCTTTGATCCAGTAAGCTGCATTAGCCTCATCAGGACCGCCGATTTCACCGATCATGATGACCGCATCGGTATCAGGATCGTCATTGAACATCTTCATGATATCGATATGTTTCAGGCCGTTGATTGGATCGCCGCCGATACCAACTGCCGATGATTGACCCAGACCCAGCGCGGTCAACTGACCGACTGCTTCATACGTCAATGTACCCGAACGCGATACCACACCGATACGGCCTCGCTTGTGAATATGGCCTGGCATGATACCAATTTTGATTTCGTCCGGCGTGATCAGACCTGGGCAATTTGGTCCTAGAAGCAAAGTCTTGCTACCGGATTTAGCCATACGGTCTTTCAATGCCAGCATATCGCGGACAGGAATACCTTCCGTGATACAGATCGCCAGATCCAGTTCTGCTTCAACCGCTTCCCAAATCGCTGCTGCCGCGCCTGCTGGCGGCACATAAATCACTGAAACGTTAGCGCCGGTAGCGGCCTTGGCTTCTCCGACGTTAGCGAAAATAGGAATGCCTTCGAAATCTTCACCGGCTCTTTTAGGGTTCACGCCAGCGACAAAAGCTTCTTTGCCATTTGCATAATCACGGCAACCGCGCGTGTGGTATTGACCGGTTTTGCCAGTGATACCTTGGGTGACGACTTTTGTATCTTTGTTAATCAGGATCGACATGTTTGTTCCTTGCCTTATTTTTGAGCGTGAATCAATTCGTCAACGTAAGTGCAAATTGATCGTCGCTAAATTCTCAGATCGCTAAAACCAATGCGATTATTGACCGTTAGCTGCAGCAACAACTTTCTGCGCCGCTTCTTCCATGCTGTCGGCAGCAATGATAGGCAAGCCCGATTCCGCCAGCAATTTTTTGCCGATTTCTTCGTTGGTACCCTTCATGCGCACGACAAGTGGCACGCTCAATGAAACCGCCTTCGATGCAGCGATCACGCCTTCAGCGATCACGTCACAACGCATGATACCGCCGAAAATATTGACCAGAATTGCCTTCAAACTTGGATTCTTCAGCATGATCTTAAATGCTTCAGTCACTTTTTCTGCTGTAGCACCACCGCCTACATCAAGGAAGTTCGCTGGCTCGCCGCCGAACAATTTGATCGTGTCCATCGTGGCCATCGCCAGACCAGCGCCATTTACCAGGCAACCGATGTTACCGTCGAGTGAGATGTATGCCAGATCAAATTTCGATGCTTCGACTTCTGCTGGGTCTTCTTCGTCCAGATCGCGATAAGCAACGATTTCAGGTTGGCGATACAAAGCGTTAGGATCAAAGTTAAACTTCGCGTCCAAAGCAATAATTTTGCCAGAGCCAGTGACGATCAGCGGGTTGATTTCGGCCAATGAGCAATCGGTATCCCAATAAGCTTTGTATAGACCTTGCAGTTGTACCCGAGCGTCAGCAATAGAACCCGCTGGTACGCCGATTTTTGCGGAAATACTGTCCGCTTCTGCGTCAGTGAGTCCTGTCGATGGATCAATGACGACCTGATGAATTTTTTCCGGATGACTTTCCGCAACTTCTTCAATGTCCATGCCGCCTTCGCTCGATGCCATCAGCACCACGCGTTGACTAACACGGTCAGTTACCATACTGACGTATAGTTCTTGCTTGATGTCTGCGCCCTCTTCGATCAACAAACGACGCACTTTTTGACCTTCTGGGCCAGTTTGATGCGTGATCAGCTGCATGCCCAGGATTTCATTAGCGTATTCGCGAACTTGTTCAAGCGATTTAGCCACTTTCACGCCGCCGCCTTTACCGCGACCACCTGCATGAATTTGTGCCTTCACGACCCATACCGAACCGCCGAGAGTTTCAGCAGCTTTAACTGCCTCATCGACGCTCAGGCACGGAATACCGCGCGGTGTTGTTACCCCAAATTTACGGAGAATTTCTTTGCCCTGATACTCATGGATTTTCATGCGAGCTTCCCTTCTGACGCTGATTTAAATTAACTTGCTGGTTGGACTAGATAAATGCACTAAGAATTAAATTACAACAAAATCATTAACGACACTAACGGGGTTCGGACTGTATGTCCGGGGGCTTACTAACTGGCATGTTGGATTGTGTCTCAGGAATTTCTGGCCGCGCGGACGCCCACTTTGGATAAAATTGCGCGACAACCGCTCCATCCCTCCGCAGCGCGTAGCAACTTCCTACCTGAAATGGTTTTTTGTCTCCTGTACTCAACCGTGTCGGTGCCGTGCTGCCAACACTCGTTTCACCAGAAAACGCTTGAAGCGCAACAGTCGGCAATATTTGAGCAAGCTCAGTCAGATGAGTGCAAGCCAGCGCACCACCGACACGCTCTTTCAACGTATAGCGAAATCCTTTTAACAGATTCAGGCCAACTAATTGATTGTAGGCAGGGGAGACGGTATTGCAATGTCCGGGATAAGGCATGGCCTCAGAATGCACCGCGACCTCGGTAATGGTGTAGAGATTGTCTAGCGTTAAACGCAGCCATAAATCGTGCACAGCCTCGCCGGCTGGCAAAATTCCGTGCGGCAACTCAAGATCACTGGCTTTAATATCGGTAATGTGCGCGTCCAACTCCCATAAGCCATCGTCACGAATAAACGCGTCGACTTGTATGGTGCGCGTATGTGTCAGCGCCCTGCGAGAAGTAGGAGGTAATAGGGACATTTTTTTGGTCTGCTTTGCTTATCGCTACTACAGTTTCTATAGTAGCTGCCGCTCCTGCGGTTTGCAAAAAACCACAAAAGTGTAGCACAGATGTAGTGAATAGGTGAGTTTGTGTGCGTTGCAACAATCTCACAGTATGACCTAGTTACGGTAAATTTGCATGGCCGCCCGCGTATGGGCGATTTAAGCTGTTTAAATCACGTATATGAAAGAATGTGCGAGGATGTACAGGCATGTACAAGGATTGTACGAGGATCGTCGAAAATCCACTCTATTAGACGCATCAGACGTCTTCGGCATCATAAGAACCAAATTAGGTTAAGGCCCAAATTAGGACCGAACCGGTGGCAATAATATGTTGATGTCCGCCCTAAACAATCCCATCTTCATCAGATTCAACGGGCTCGAACGCATCGTCATCACCAACGCTGTTAATCGCAGCTTGCACCGCCCGATGAGAAAATCCGCGCTGCAATAAAAACCGCATCTGTTTGCCGCGTTCGATAGCATTAAGCGGTTGACGCCCAAATTTCCTCACCCACACTTCGCGGGCGCGGGCAAATTCGCCTTCTGCAAGCTGTGATTTAACCGCACTAATCGCATCGGCGGCGATACCGTGACTTTTTAATTCCATCACGATGCGGCTATTGCCATAACGTCCAGAGCGCCGATTAATAAGAGATTCGGAGAAGCGTTCTTGAGATAAAAATTTAGACTCCTCAAGCCAATCGAGCAAAACCTCTATGTCATCGCCCTCTTCGACGTAACGCGATAACTTACGCTTTAACTCGATACGGCTATGCTCACGCATCGATAAGTAACGAAGCGCCCTGCCCTTCAGACTGACTGTTGGTTTTGCCATTACTGGATGCGGGTCAGGTAACACGGCCCGCCTTATTAAAAAATATTTCCCAAAAACAAAACGTTACAAAACGTTGGGTTCGCTTTTACGACAGCACATTAAGTTTGCAGCGTCGCAACCTTGTTTAAAACGCAATCTTAAAAGCACATAAGGAGTCAGGAGAAAGCTATAACCTCACTTAACACTCATCACACTTATTTTGCACTCATCAAGAACAAAATAAAAATCGGACGAGGAGCCATGCGCCACCCGACCGATTCACTTTTCTTTGATTACTCTACTTTTGCGGCTAACGCTGCGGCTTCTTTGGCTGCTGCTTTTTCAGCGGCTTTTGCTGCTTTCTCAGCGGCTTTGTCGGTTTCTGTCGACACTGCGCCCTCTAGTAATGGTACGCCTAGTGATGCACGTACTTTGTTTTCGATTTCACGTGCCAGTTCTGGACGCTCTTTCAGGTAGTTACGGGCGTTGTCTTTACCTTGACCAATACGCTCGCCGTTATAACTGTACCAGGCACCTGATTTTTCAACGATTTTGGCATCCGATCCAAGATCCAGAATTTCGCCTTCACGCGAAGTACCTGTACCGTACAGAATGTCGAAATGCGCTTCCTTAAACGGTGGTGCGATTTTGTTCTTCACAACTTTTACACGTGTTTCGTTACCGATCACTTCGTCGCCTGATTTAATTGAGCCAGTACGACGAATATCCAGGCGGACCGAAGCGTAAAACTTCAGTGCGTTACCGCCGGTTGTTGTTTCCGGATTACCAAACATGACACCAATCTTCATCCGAATCTGGTTAATAAAAATCACCAGTGTATTCGTGCGATTAATGCTGCCAGTCAATTTACGCAATGCTTGTGACATCAGACGCGCTTGCAAGCCCGGCAAGGAATCGCCCATGTCGCCTTCGATTTCGGCGCGTGGCGTCAATGCGGCAACGGAATCGATAACAATCAGATCTACACCGCCGGAACGGACCAGCGCATCGGTAATTTCAAGCGCCTGTTCACCAGTATCCGGTTGTGAAATCAGCAGGTCTGCCAGATTGATCCCAAGCTTTTGAGCGTAACCGACGTCAAGCGCATGTTCTGCATCAATAAACGCACAGGTGCCGCCCAGCTTTTGCATTTCAGCAATGGTTTGCAGGGTCAGCGTGGTTTTACCGGATGATTCAGGGCCATAGATTTCGACCACACGACCGCGCGGCAATCCGCCAACGCCTAGCGCAATATCAAGACCTAATGAACCAGTGGAAACGACCTGGACCTCTTCGACCACGGCACCATCTTCCATGCGCATGATCGAACCCTTGCCGAATTGCTTTTCGATTTGTGCCAATGCTGCGGCAAGTGCCTTGCTTTTATCAGGATTTGCTGCGGATTTTTTATCGTCCATGGATTTTCTTTCGGCAAAAGGGGTGTAAGACTGTATTAATAGACAGTACTGTATAAAAAAACAGTGCGAATTGCAAGCGTTGTAAACTTAAAGTTAGATAATGTTGCAAACCAGCTGCAACCACTTTCTTTACCCGCATTGTAAACCCGTGTGGAATTTTGGTTGAAATCTTGATGCAAGAGGATACAAACTAACCGTCCTAGCAACGGGCTTGCCAACCCTGCCGACGCAGACAGTACGCCAGTACCGGGGCTAGCAGCGGCAAGGAAAGCAAAACGCGGCCAGGAGAGCAAAACGCCGCTTGGGCGATTTGCGTAAGCCCTCTGGATTTATCGGTGAATCACTACCAATAGAGCTCTCGCCTCGGTTTTTCCTGTGTTACGTATCACATGATTTTTGTCGGCGGGGTAGCGTGCAGTGCCACCAATTTTCAGCTTTTTCTTCACGCCATCCACGACGACCTCGACACCACCATTCAACAACGTTAAATGCTCCATCGTGCCAGGATCGTGCGGTGTGGAAACTAATGCCCCTTCCGGTGCCAACGTCAATTCGTACCATTCATATTTGCCGGCCAATTCCATCGGCCCGAGAATGCGCAGGACGTAACCAGCGTGAAGACCAGGCAAAGTAGGCGTTTCGTGCGGTTCCATGATGTGAATAGCTTCCCGTTCCGACGTTTCGGTAGCGAGCAATTCTTCTATACCAATACCTAAAGCGTTGGCCAATCGCCATGTCACCGCTATGGTCGGATTCGCTTTTTCACGTTCAATTTGCGACAGCATGGATTTAGACACGCCGGCCGCACGCGACAAATCGTCAAGCGTCAGACCGCGCTTAAGCCGTAGCCGTTGAAGCGTCGCGCCGACTTCGGGTGGTGTGTTGTGAGCAATAGGTGAATGCATAAATTTACTTGCTATGTTTAATGGCAGTCGTTAATATCCACTATATTGAATATTTGTTCGATATAGTGGATTCATATCTTTATATTGAACTTCATAGTAACAGATGCAACAGTCGATAATAGATCAAATAGGTCCCAATACCCCA is a genomic window of Glaciimonas sp. CA11.2 containing:
- the sucC gene encoding ADP-forming succinate--CoA ligase subunit beta, whose translation is MSVRREARMKIHEYQGKEILRKFGVTTPRGIPCLSVDEAVKAAETLGGSVWVVKAQIHAGGRGKGGGVKVAKSLEQVREYANEILGMQLITHQTGPEGQKVRRLLIEEGADIKQELYVSMVTDRVSQRVVLMASSEGGMDIEEVAESHPEKIHQVVIDPSTGLTDAEADSISAKIGVPAGSIADARVQLQGLYKAYWDTDCSLAEINPLIVTGSGKIIALDAKFNFDPNALYRQPEIVAYRDLDEEDPAEVEASKFDLAYISLDGNIGCLVNGAGLAMATMDTIKLFGGEPANFLDVGGGATAEKVTEAFKIMLKNPSLKAILVNIFGGIMRCDVIAEGVIAASKAVSLSVPLVVRMKGTNEEIGKKLLAESGLPIIAADSMEEAAQKVVAAANGQ
- a CDS encoding DUF2889 domain-containing protein, which encodes MSLLPPTSRRALTHTRTIQVDAFIRDDGLWELDAHITDIKASDLELPHGILPAGEAVHDLWLRLTLDNLYTITEVAVHSEAMPYPGHCNTVSPAYNQLVGLNLLKGFRYTLKERVGGALACTHLTELAQILPTVALQAFSGETSVGSTAPTRLSTGDKKPFQVGSCYALRRDGAVVAQFYPKWASARPEIPETQSNMPVSKPPDIQSEPR
- the recX gene encoding recombination regulator RecX, producing MAKPTVSLKGRALRYLSMREHSRIELKRKLSRYVEEGDDIEVLLDWLEESKFLSQERFSESLINRRSGRYGNSRIVMELKSHGIAADAISAVKSQLAEGEFARAREVWVRKFGRQPLNAIERGKQMRFLLQRGFSHRAVQAAINSVGDDDAFEPVESDEDGIV
- the recA gene encoding recombinase RecA translates to MDDKKSAANPDKSKALAAALAQIEKQFGKGSIMRMEDGAVVEEVQVVSTGSLGLDIALGVGGLPRGRVVEIYGPESSGKTTLTLQTIAEMQKLGGTCAFIDAEHALDVGYAQKLGINLADLLISQPDTGEQALEITDALVRSGGVDLIVIDSVAALTPRAEIEGDMGDSLPGLQARLMSQALRKLTGSINRTNTLVIFINQIRMKIGVMFGNPETTTGGNALKFYASVRLDIRRTGSIKSGDEVIGNETRVKVVKNKIAPPFKEAHFDILYGTGTSREGEILDLGSDAKIVEKSGAWYSYNGERIGQGKDNARNYLKERPELAREIENKVRASLGVPLLEGAVSTETDKAAEKAAKAAEKAAAKEAAALAAKVE
- a CDS encoding XRE family transcriptional regulator, coding for MHSPIAHNTPPEVGATLQRLRLKRGLTLDDLSRAAGVSKSMLSQIEREKANPTIAVTWRLANALGIGIEELLATETSEREAIHIMEPHETPTLPGLHAGYVLRILGPMELAGKYEWYELTLAPEGALVSTPHDPGTMEHLTLLNGGVEVVVDGVKKKLKIGGTARYPADKNHVIRNTGKTEARALLVVIHR